CGCGCTGCTGCCGCGCATCCCGGGCTCGGTCGCGGCGGTGGCGCAGCTCACGGTGCCGGTGATCGCCATGGCCGGCGGCATGGTGTTTCTCGGCGAGGCGCTCACCGCGCGCTTTACCCTCGCGGCGCTGCTGGTGCTGGGCGGTGTGGCGGTGTCGGTGATCCCCTGGCCACCGCGCCGGGCGGCCTGAGACGCGCCGCATGGCGCCCTGCCCCGCTCGCATGCTAGAACGCTCCGAAAGCCAGGGAGACGGCAGGCATGGCGCGGTTCGTGATCGCAACGCTGGGAATGGTGGGGGCGCTGGGTCTGGCGCTCTGGCTCGGCGGGCTCTGGACGCTGCTCGCCCTGCTCTACATCACCGTCTTTACCTTTTTTCTCGACCGTATCGCGGCACTGGCCGCCCCCGACCGGCCCGACAGCGAGTTTCCGGCGGGAGACGGGCTCGCCGCGCTGCTCGGGCTGGTGCATTTCCCGCTGCTCTATGCCGGGGTCTGGGCGGTGGCCGGCGCCGGCGGGCAAAGCGCGGCGGAGCGCGTCGCGCTGTTCTTTGCGCTGGCGCTGTTCTTTGGACAGGTGAGCAATTCCAACGCGCATGAGCTCATTCATCGCGGCAGCCGGCGGCTGCACCGGCTGGGCGTCGCGGTCTATTGCTCGCTGCTTTTCGGGCATCACGTCTCGGCGCATCTGCGGGTGCATCACATCCACGCCGCCACGCCGCAGGATCCCAACTCGGCGCCGCTGGGGCAGAGCTATTATGCCTTTGCCCCGCGCGCCTGGATCGGCAGTTTCCGCGCCGGGCTACGCGCCGAGACCGCGCGGCGCGCCCGCACCGGCAAGGCACGCGGCTGGCATCCCTATCTCACCTACGCCGCCGGCGCGGCGCTGTCGCTGGCGCTCGCGGCGCTGGTCGCGGGCTGGGCCGGGCTGCTGGCGCTGCTGGGGCTGGCGGCCTATGCGCAGGCGCAGCTGCTGCTTTCGGATTACGTACAGCATTACGGGCTGCGCCGCCGCGCGCGCGGCGCCGGGCGCTATGAGCCGGTGGGGCCGCAGCACAGCTGGAACGCGCCGCACGGGTTCTCCTCGGCGCTGACGCTGAACGCGCCGCGTCATTCCGACCATCACGCCCATCCGGCGCGCCCCTATCCGGGGCTAGAGCTCGACCGGGCAGAGATGCCGATCCTGCCGCAATCGCTGCCGGTCATGGCGGTGCTGGCGCTGCTGCCGCCGGTCTGGCGCCGGCTGATGGATCGCCGGGCGCGGCGCTGGCAGGCGGAGACGCTCTGAGGCGCCGGAAACGGAAAAGCAGCCCCGGGGGGCTGCTTTTGTGGGGATACAATGACACTCGTTAGAAGCTTTGTGCGTTTACTCCGCCGCGAAGGCGGTGGCGAACTTGCCGCACCAGTCGCTGGCCTGAACCACCGGCCAGAGGCCACGGCTGTCGGGCTCGGTCTGGCTCACCGGCGGGTTGGCACGGCAGAGCCCGGCATCGTCGAGCTGATGGGTGTTGTTGGCGATGTGATCTTCGTAGAACGCGCAGGTTTTGCAGTTGGCATGGGCCATCTCATGCACTCCTTCCATTCTGGATGAGGAATGACGGCTTGCTGGCGTACGTGCCTGGCGGAGTGCTGGGTGCGTGAGCTTGCTGGCGTCGAAAACGGGTATACGCCCGAGTCGCGCGCATGTCAAATAATTATTTAAAATCAAATAGTTGAGTAAATTTCTCACCCTTAAATACCTGACTCTTCCGCTCACGATCCGCCCGCGCCCCCTTTTCTCTTGCCGCGCGCTCTGGCAGGGTCGGGACATGCGTATCGTCTGTCTTTGCCTGCTGCTGCTTGCCCCGCTGCCACTGGCCGCGGCCCAGCCCATGTCGGCGGCGGAGTTCGAGCGCTATGTCACCGGCAAGACGCTCTATTTCGGCCTCGGCGGCACCGATTACGGGGTCGAGGAATACCTGCCCGGGCGCGAGGTGCGCTGGTCCTTTCTGGACGGCAGATGCAAGGACGGGTTCTGGTACGAAGAGGCGGGGATGATCTGCTTCGTCTATGACGACCAGCCGGCGCCGCAATGCTGGAGCTTTTTCCGCGAGGGCAACGGGCTGCGCGCGGTGTTCGAGAACGACCCGGCGAATACGGTGCTCTACGAGGCACGGCAGGACGATGAGCCGATGATGTGCCTAGGGCCCGAGGTCGGGGTCTGAGGGCGACCTTTGCCGTCGCGCGGGGCGCGCGACGTTTATTGAGTATTTTCAGAAAGATGAAAGGGGCCGGTCAGAACAGGCTGCCCTGCTCCGGCGCCTCCTTCGCCTTGCGCTTCGGGCGCGGCGCGGCGCCGCCCAAAGCCAGGCGACCGTCGGCGAATTCGATCTCGAGCCCGGCGGCGTCCTGCGCCTCGGTTTTGCGGGTGAGAATATGGCCCTCGCCGCTGCGCACCACCGCATAGCCGCGCGCGAGCGTGCCCTTGTAGCTCAGCGTCTCAAGCAGCCGGGACAGCCCGTCGAGCCGCTGGCGCGGGCTGTCGATGCGGCGCAGGCCGGCCTCGCCGAGCCGGGCGGAAAGCGCGTCGAGCCGGTCACGGCCCAGGGCGATCTCGCGGGTGATCGGGCGCAGCGACAGACGGTCGGTGCGGCGACCGAGCGATTCGCGGCCATGGGCGATGACGCGGGTCAGCAGCGAGGGGCGCAGCGCGCCGGCAACATCGGAAAGCGCCACCCGGCGCTGTTCGGTGCCACGGATGAGGCCGCGCGGCAGCCGGTCGGCCAGAAGATCGAGGCGCTGGCGCGGCGTGTCGAGCAGGGTCTCGGCGCGCGGCAGGGCGCGGGAGAGATCGCGCAGCCGCTGGCCGCGCAGCTCGATACGCTGGCCCATGGCGCGGGTCATGCGGCTGCCCGCCTCGCCGGTCCAGGAGAGCAGCTCCATGCGCACCGGCACGGCGATCTCGGCGGCGGCGGTGGGGGTGGGCGCGCGGCGGTCCGAGACATAGTCGATCAGCGTGGTGTCGGTCTCGTGCCCCACCGCCGAGATCAGCGGGATCTCCGAGGCGGCGGCGGCGCGGGCGACGATCTCTTCGTTGAAGCCCCAGAGATCCTCCACCGAGCCGCCGCCGCGCGCGACGATCAGAAGGTCGGGGCGCGGCATGGCGCCGCCGGGGGTGAGCGCGTTGAAGCCCTCGATGGCGCGGGCGACCTCGGGGGCGCAGCTCTTGCCCTGCACCGCCACCGGCCAGATCAGCACCTTGCGGGGAAACCGCTCGCGCAGCCGGTGCAGGATATCGCGGATCACCGCGCCCGAGGGCGAGGTCACCACGCCGATGATCTCGGGCAGATAGGGCAGCGGGCGCTTGCGTTCGGGGGCAAAGAGCCCCTCGGCCTGGAGCTGGGCCTTGCGTTTCTCCAGCATCGCCATCAGCGCGCCGAGCCCGGCCGGGCGGATGTCCTCGATGACGATCTGGTATTTCGACTGCCCCGGGAAGGTGGTGAGGCGGCCCGTGGCGATGACCTCCATGCCCTCCTCCGGCTGGGTCTCGAAGCGCGCGGCAACGCCCTTCCAGGCGACGCCGGAGATCACCGAGCGGTCGTCCTTGAGATCGAGATAGATATGGCCCGAGCGCGGCCGTGACACGCGCCCCACCTCGCCGCGCACCCGGACAAAGCCGAACTCGCCTTCGATCACGCGCTTGACCGCCCCGGAGAGCTCGGAGACCGAGAATTCCGGCGTGTTGCCGCTGTCGTCGTCGAGAAGATCCATGCCGCTGCGCCTCGCCTGTGGTTCGGGCGATGGTAACCGGCGCGACGGATGAGGGAAAGAGCCGGAGGGGGGGCGCGGGGGAGCTTGGCTCCCCCCGCGCCCCCCTCGACACCGACCTGGAGTTGCGGAATGCCGCAAGCGCCGCTAGAGACCTCGCAACGAGCGACGGGCACGGGCGAAAGGCGGCAGGACGATGAACATCCTCATTCTCGGCGGCGGCGGGCGCGAACATGCGCTGGCCTGGGCGGTGATGCAGAACCCCAAATGCGACAAGCTGATCGTGGCGCCGGGCAATGCCGGCATCGCGCAGATCGCCGAATGCGCCAAGCTCGATATCGAAGACGGCGGCGCGGTGGTGGAATTCGCCGGGGAAAACGCCATCGACCTGGTGATCGTCGGCCCCGAGGCGCCGCTCGCCGCCGGGGTTGCGGATGCGCTGCGCGACGCGGGCTTTCCGGTCTTCGGGCCGTCGCAGGAGGCGGCGCGGCTGGAGGCCTCGAAGAGTTTCACCAAGGAGATCTGCGACGCGGCGGGTGCGCCGACGGCGGGCTACGGGCATTTCACCGATGCGGAGAGCGCCAAGGCCCATGTGCGGGCCGAGGGCGCGCCGATCGTGGTCAAGGCCGACGGCCTGGCCGCCGGCAAGGGGGTGATCATCGCCGAGACCGTGGCCGAGGCCGAGGCCGCCATCGACGACATGTTCGGCGGCGCCTTTGGCGGCGCGGGCGCCGAGGTGGTGATCGAGGAGTTCATGACCGGGGAAGAGGCGTCTTTCTTCCTGCTGGTCGACGGCGAGGACGTGCTGCCCATCGGCACCGCGCAGGACCACAAGCGCGTGGGCGAAGGCGATACCGGCCTCAATACCGGTGGCATGGGCGCCTATTCCCCTGCCCCGGTGCTCTCGGACGCGGTGGCGCAAAAGGCGCTGGACGAGATCATCAAGCCCACCATGGCCGAGATGGTGAAGCGCGGCACGCCTTATAGTGGCGTGCTTTATGCCGGGCTGATGATCGAGGACGGTCAGCCGCGGCTGGTGGAATACAATGTGCGCTTCGGCGATCCCGAATGCCAGGTGCTGATGATGCGGCTCGGCGCGCAGGCGCTGGATCTCATTCAGGCCTGCGCCGAGGGGCGTCTGGCAGACGCACAGGTCAACTGGGCCGAGGATCACGCGATGACCGTGGTGCTGGCTGCGAAGGGCTATCCCGGCAGCTATGAGAAGGGCACCGTGATCGGCGGGCTGGGCGCGCTGACCGAGGACAGTTTCCACCAGATGTTCCATGCGGGCACCTCCGAGCAAGACGGCAAGGTGGTCGCCACCGGCGGCCGGGTGCTGAACGCCACGGCGCGCGGCGCGACGCTGGCCGAGGCGGCGGAGCGGGCCTATGCGCTGGTCGATGCGGTGGACTGGCCCGAGGGCTTCTGCCGGCGCGATATCGGCTGGCGGGCGCTCTGACCCGCTGAGCGGGCTGGACGGCGCCTTGACGGCGCCGTGCGGGGGCGCTGCCCCCACGGCGCGGCGGGCCGCGCCTCCCCCGGGATATTTCTCGCCAATGGAAAAAGGACGCGCGGCGCGGGGTGAAACGCCCCGGCAAATCCACGCGAATGTCCGCGAATGGCCGTTTTCTCGCGGTATGGCCGGGTGCGAGAGCAGCCGGACGGGACAGAGATGCGCAGAGGTCTGAAGATGATTGCGGCGGCGGGGGCGATCCTCGTGGCGCTGCCGCTGCTGAAGGATGCGCAGGGCGGACCGTCGCTCTGGCATCGCGCCGAAGCCCGGCAGCGCAATGCCGGCATCGAGGAGGCGCTGGCGCCGCGCGCGCCCTATCAGGCGGGGCTGATGCCGGTGCGCCGCAGCACTGTCAACGATCACGAGATGCGTGCCTTTGCGCGGTTCCGCGTCGAGGCGCTGGTGCTGTCGCGGCACGATTACCGCTTTGACCGCACGGCGGGGTTCAGTTCCACCGATCTCGCGCTCGGCTGGGGGCCGATGTCGACCCCGGCGCGGGTGGAGGAGGTGGAGATCAGCCAGGCGCGGCGGTTCTATTACTGGCGCCCGAAGCCCGGCGCGCAGCTTTCGGCGCGGCAGATCAGGACCTCCAGCGCCAATATGCATCTGGTGTTGCAGAGCGCGGCGCAGCGCGAGGCTCTGAAGCAGATAGGCAAGGGCGATCTGGTGGTGATCGAGGGCTATCTCGTCGATGTGGAAGCCCCGAGCGGCATGCGCTGGCGCAGCTCGCGCACACGCAACGACGCGGGCGCCGGGGCCTGCGAGATCATCCTGGTGGAGACGATCCGGCGGGTGGCGCCTGAGGTAGAGAAGGCGGTCTGAGCCGCGCAAGGCATGAAAAAGGCGGCGCCCGCTACAGGCGCCGCCCTCTGGTCGTATCCCCGGTGCCGCTCAGGCGGCCTTGGCGCTGTTCGAACCGATGAACCAGGCGTCCTTCTCGGCGGTGCGGCTGACCTCGGTGAAGAGGTCGGCGCTGTCTTCGTCACCCGCCTCGCCGGCGGCATTGACCGCCTCGCGCAGCTTGGTCGTATAGGCGTTGAAGCGGCTCACCAGCGCCTGCACATGGTCTTCGAGCGCCACGATCTCGGTCGGATAGGGCTCGAGCGTGGTTTTCTCGGCCACGGTCTGCGAGCTGCCGCGGGCGAAACCGCCCATCATCGACACGCGCTCGGCCATCATGTCCGAGCCCTCGCGCAGGTGGTCGGCGACGTCGTCGAGCATCTCGTGCACGCCGATGAAGCCGGTGCCGCGCAGGTTCCAGTGGGCCTGTTTGACGGCGTTTCCGAGGTCGATCGTGTCGGCGAGCCGGTCGTTCAGCAGGCCGATCATCTCGTTGCGGGCGTTCTCGTTCAGAAAGGGAACAAAATTCTGTGGCATGTGTAACTCCAATCGTCACGTGTGTCTGTCTGCATCGCGCATCCCGGCGCGTGACCGGGTTCCGCCAGACAAACGCGATCAGAGCCGAGGCGGTTCCGAGATGCGCGGGGAAATCACCTCGCGCTCGGTGACGATGAGGTCGAGCGGCTGGTCGTAGGGATCGAAGGGCAGCGCCTCGGCCTCCTGCGCCGCATAGGCAAAGCCGATGGCCAGCGCCGCGCCCTGCCCGCGCAGCAGCGCCAGCGTGCGGTCGTAGAAGCCGCCGCCATAGCCCAGACGCCCGCCGGCGCGGGTGAAGGCGACCAGCGGCACGATCAGGATCTCGGGCGTGACATAGACCGGCGCGGCGGGAATGCGCGCGCCGAAGGGGCCGTCGACCAGCGGCATATCGGGCTCCCAGAGGGCAAAGCGCAGCGGCTCGCCCGGTCCGGTGATGACCGGCACCGAGACCGGGCCATAGGCGCAGGCCTCGGCCATGGCGGGCAGCGGGTCGATCTCGGTGCGGATCGGCATATAGCCCGCCAGCGACACGCCGCGATGGCCCGCCAGCAGCTCCGAGAGCCGCCCCGCGCCGGTGCCGGGATCGGCGGCATGGGCCTCTTTGCGCCGGGCGAAACCCGCCTTGCGGGCCGCCTGTTTGGCCCCGGCCAGCGGATCGGCGCTCACAGCAGCACCAGCACGGCGAGGCCGAGGAAGGCGAAGAAGCCCACCACATCGGTCACCGTGGTCACGAAGGCGCCGGAAGCCAGCGCCGGGTCGACCTTGAGCCGCTCCAGCACCACCGGGATGACGATGCCGGCGAGCCCCGCCACCACGAGGTTGATCACCATCGCCGCCGCGATCACGCCGCCGAGCTGCGCCGAGCCGAACCAGAACAGCCCCACCAGACCCATCACCAGCGCAAAGACCAGCCCGTTGACCAGCCCCACCATGACCTCGCGGCGGATCACCCGCCAGACGTTGGAGCCGGTGAGGTCCTTTGTGGCCAGCGCCCGCACCGCCACGGTCAGCGCCTGGGTGCCGGCATTGCCACCCATCGAGGCGACGATGGGCATCAGCACCGCCAGCGCCACGACCTGCGCGATCGCGGTCTCGAACTGGGCGATGACCAGCGAGGCCAGCACCGCCGTCAGCAGGTTCACCGCCAGCCAGGGAAAGCGCTGTTTGGTGGTCTCCAGCACCGTATCCGAAAGCCGGCTTTCCTCGCCGACGCCGGCGAGGCGCAGGATGTCTTCCTCGTGCTCCTCGTCGAGCACCGCCATGGCGTCGTCGATGGTGATCACGCCCACCAGCCGCTCGTTCTCGTCCACCACCGGCGCCGAGATCAGGTGATACTGGTTGAAGGCATAGGCCACCTCGCCCTCGTCGCGGGTCACCGGGATGACGTGGAAGGTTTCCGAGATCAGCGAGCGCAGCAGCACCTCGCGGCGCGAGGCCATCAGCCGGCCGAGCGTGACATTGCCCACCGGGCGCAGCTTGGGATCGACCAGCACGATGTGATAGAACTGCTCGGGCAGATCCTCGGTGTTGCGCAGATAGTCGATGGCCTCGCCCACGTTCCAGTGTTCGGGCGCCATCACCACCTCGCGCTGCATCAGGCGGCCGGCGGAGAATTCCGGATAGGTCAGCGATTTCTCGACGGCGACCCGGTCGCTGTTGTCCAGAACCTCAAGAATCGCTTCCTGCTGGGCCTCGTCGAGATCTTCGAGCAGGTCGACCACATCGTCGGATTCCAGCTCGCGCACCGCCTCGGCCAGAACCTCCGGGTGCAGCGCGTTGATCACCTCCTCGCGGATCGATTCGTCGAGCTCGGACAGGATATCGCCGTCGAATTCCTTGCCGTAGAGCTTGATCAGACGCATCCGGTCGAAGGCGTTGATCTGCTCCAGAAGGTCGGCGATGTCGGCGGCGTGCAGCGGCTCCATCAGCGCCACGAGCTTTTCGCGGTCGCCGATATCCACCGCGTAGAGGATCGCCGCCACATCCTTGCGCTGAAGGCTGTAGGCGTCGTCTTCGTCGCGCTCTTCGTCCGGGACGGCCTGTTCGGTCTCTTCGGTCATCGCTGCTCCGCTGCCTGCCGTTTGGCCAAAGCTTAGGATATCGCGGCGCCGAGCAACAGGGCGCATTGCGCTCGGGCGCACCGCCCGCCACAGTGTGTTGCGCCGGACAAGGGGGACGCATGGCAAGGCTGCATCTTGGACAGATCCTGAGCTTCGACGGCTCGCCCTTCGAGGAGGGCCACGATGCCGTCTGGCATGAGCGCCATGGCGGCATGGTGGTCGAGGGCGGCAGGATCCTCGCGCTCGGGCCGGCGGAGGCGATGCGCGCCGCCCATCCCGGCGCCACGGTGGTGGATCATGGCGACGGGCTGCTGCTGCCCGGCTTTGTCGACGCGCATGCGCATTACCCGCAGACCGGCATGATCGCGAGCTGGGGCAAGCGGCTGATCGACTGGCTGAACCATTACACCTTCCCCGAGGAGATGCGCTTTGCCGATCCCGCCTATGCGCGCGAGGTGGCGGGGCGCTATCTCGACCTGCTGCTGGCGCATGGCACCACCTCGGTCTGTTCCTATTGCACGATCCATCCCGGCTCGGTCGATGCGCTTTTCGAAGCCGCCGAGGCGCGCGGCATGCGGATCTTTGCCGGCAAGACCTGCATGGACCGCGACACCGCGCCCGAGGGGCTGCGTGACACCGCGCAATCGGCCTATGACGACAGCAAGGCGCTGCTGGCACGCTGGCACGGGGTTGGCCGCGCGTCCTACGTGATCACGCCGCGCTTTTCGCCGACCTCCACCGTGGCACAGCTCGAGGCGCTGGGGGCGCTCTGGGCGGAGCATCCGGATTGCCTGATGCAGACGCATCTGTCTGAGCAGACCGACGAAATCGCCTGGGTGAAATCGCTCTACCCGGAGGCGCGCGATTATCTCGACACCTATGAACGCTACGGGCTGCTGGGCGCAGGCGGGCTCTACGGGCACGCGATCCATCTGGAGCCGCGCGAGCGCGACCGGCTGCGCGAGACGGGCGCGGCGCTGGTGCATTGCCCGACCTCGAACACCTTCATCGGCTCGGGCCTCTTCGACATGGAGGGGCTGACGCGCGAGGGCCAGGTGGTGGGGCTCGCCACGGATACCGGCGGCGGGTCGAGCTTTTCCATGCTGCGCACCATGGCGGCGGCCTATGAGATCGCGCAGTTGCGCCACCGGCCTTTGCATGCCTCGGAGCTCATCTGGCTGGCCACGCAGGGCTCGGCCCGGGCGCTGCATGTCGCGGACCGGATCGGCAACCTGGCGCCCGGGATGGAGGCGGATTTCATCGTGCTCGATCTGGCGTCGACCCCGGCCATCGCGCAGCGCAGCGCCCGGGCCGGGGATATCTGGGAGGCGCTGTTTCCGACCATCATGATGGGCGACGACCGCGCCATCGCCGAGACCTGGGTGGCCGGCACGCGGGTGTGAATGCCGGGTTGTGACGGTGTGCCCGCCCTGCGGTTGAGCGTTGCGCCGGCGCGGAATCAAGGCGCACCGCGCCGCCGCGCCATCGCCGGCCCGTCCCCCGGGCTGGCGATTTGGTGACGTCAACGCCGCATGTCGAGGTCTTTCGGATTTGGCCGGGGTAAATCGAGAGGTTCTCAAGGCAGGTCGCCAACCCACGGGCCGGCGATGGCGCGGCTTACCGCAGGGCGGGCAAATCTGCCCACCGCATCCGCGCCCTATCTCCGGCGCGCAACCAGCAGCACCCAATATTGCCCGGACCTCCCAATGCCGTAGTCGGTGACCTCGCGCAGGCGCAACGTCTTGCGGTGCGAGGGCGACTCGTCCCAGCCCTCCAGCACCGTGGCAAAGCCGCGCGCCGTCCAGCCGGCGTTTTCCGCCACCCGCGCTGCGTCATAGCCCTGCGCGCGCACCCGGTCGAGGATCGAACTGCCATCCGAGCCCACATGCCCCACCATACCGGTGCGTGCCATGTCGCTTGCATGAGCCTCGGCGGCGGCGACGAGCTGCGGCGTGCGCGACAGGCGCGGCAGCCCATGCGCCGCGCGATAGTCGTTGACCGCACGGTCCGGATCGACCGGCGCGTCCGGCGACCCGCCGAGCTCACCGTATTTGTAATAGAGCGGCGTGCCATCAGCGGCGGCGGCTGTCTGCGCCGGCGCCGCCACCCCCTGCCCGTCCTCGCGCAGATCGATCTCCGCACAGGCGGCCAGACCGAGACAGAGCAGCGGCAAGGCGCCTTTCAGAGCGAACCCCGGCAGGCCGCTCATCGCGGCCGACCGACCACCAGCGCCCAGTAGTCGCCGGACTGTGCCAGCCCGTATTGCGTCACATCCCGCAGCAGCATGTTCTTGCGGTGCGGCGGCGAAGCGATCCACAGCTCCATCACACGGTCGGCGCCACGTCCGGTCTCGGCGATGTTCTCGGCCACCCGGCGAAAGCGATAGCCCTGCCGCTTCACCCTGTCGCCGACGCTGCTGCCGTCCGAGCCGGTATGGGTCATATCGCCCATGCGCGCCATATCCCGCGCATGCGCCTCCGCGGCGCGCTGCAAGGCCGCCGAGCGGGTCAGCCCGGGCAGCCCGTTGGCGGCGCGATAGGCGTTCAGTGAGGGTGTCGCGGCCTGCACCGCCGCCCCCTGGCTCGCCACCGCCGTCGGCGTCGGCGCCTGTTCCGGCACCGCCGACATGCAGCCGGAGACCAGCACGGCCAGCCCGATCAGTACTCCTCGCATGGCGCTCATCCTCTTTACCATGTTCCCTCTCTTTACCATGTTCCGTTCAAACCACGAGCGCGCGGGCCAGCGCCTCCTGCCGCGCCAGCGTCGCGCCAAGATCAATCGTCATGAGCCGCCCGTCGCGCACCACCTGCCGCCCCTCGACAAAGAGATGCCGCACCCGCTGCGGGCCGGCCAGCAGCAGCGCCGCCTTGTCCCAGCTGCCGGCACTGTCAATGCCGGTGACATCCCAAAGCGCCAGATCGGCGCGCTTGCCAGGCGCGATATGGCCGCAATCGTGGCGGCCCAGCACCTCGGCGCCGCCGCGCGTGGCAAGCCGCAGCGCCTCGCGCGCGCTCATTGCATCGGCGCCGCGCGTCACCCGCTGCAACAGCATCGCCTGGCGCGCCTCGGCCATCAGGTTCGAGCTGTCATTGCTGGCCGACCCGTCGACCCCCAGCCCCACCGGCACGCCCGCATCCACCATCGCCCGCACCGGCGCGATGCCCGAGCCGAGCCGGCAGTTCGAACAGGGGCAATGCGCCACCCCGGTTCGGGATTGTGCAAAAAGATCAATCTCCTGCCCGTCGAGCTTCACGCAGTGCGCGTGCCAGACATCGGGGCCGGTCCAGCCAAGCTCCTCGGCATATTGCCCGGGCCGGCAACCGAACTGCGCCTCGGAATAGGCGATGTCCTCATCGTTCTCGGCCAGATGGGTGTGCAGCATCACCCCCTTGTCGCGCGCCAGAAGCGCCGCGTCGCGCATCAGCTCACGGCTCACCGAGAAGGGCGAACAGGGCGCAACGCCGACACGGATCATGGCGCCCTCGGACGGGTCGTGAAAGGCGTCGATGACGCGGATGCAATCGTCAAGGATCGCCGCCTCATCCTCCACCAGCGCATCCGGCGGCAGGCCTCCCTCGCTCTCGCCAATGCTCATCGCGCCGCGTGTGGCGTGAAAGCGCAGCCCGATCTCCAGCGCCGCGTCGATCGTGTCGTCGAGTCGCGCGCCGTTGGGGTAGAGGTAGAGATGGTCCGAGGTCAGCGTACAGCCGGAAAGCGCCAGCTCGGCCAGCCCGGTCAGCGCCGAGATCCGCATCTCCTCCGGCCCGAACCGCGCCCAGATCGGGTACAGCGTCTGGAGCCAGCCGAAGAGCAGCGCATCCTGCCCACCGGGCACCGCGCGGGTCAGCGTCTGGTAAAGATGGTGATGGGTATTCACCAGCCCCGGGGTCACGACGCAGCCGCCCGCTTCGACGATCTCGCCCTGCGTCGCCAGCCCCTGCCCGATCTCCGCGATCAAGCCGCCGCGTATCAGGATATCGGCGCCAGCCAGTTCGCGGCCTTCATCGTCCATGGTCAGCACGCTATGGGCGTTGCGGATCAGGATTTCCGGCATAGCAAGGGCTCCGTTGACGTCGTCGTCAGCGTGACCGCTCGGGCCACGAAAGGAAAGCCCCGGAGGCTGCACATGGCAGCGAAAATCGCCCCATTGCCCGGCAGATGACAAACCCCGCATGGGGCGGGCAATCCTGCCCGCTGCGTGTCAGGTGCCGTTGAGCACCGCGAGCGCCTCTGCGTGCAGCTCGGCATTCGCCGCCGCCAGCGCCCGCCCGCCCTCATGGACAGGCCCGCCCTCCCAGTTGGTGACGATGCCGCCCGCCGCCTCGATCACCGCAATCGGTGCCTGGATGTCATAG
The window above is part of the Salipiger abyssi genome. Proteins encoded here:
- a CDS encoding CAP domain-containing protein, yielding MSGLPGFALKGALPLLCLGLAACAEIDLREDGQGVAAPAQTAAAADGTPLYYKYGELGGSPDAPVDPDRAVNDYRAAHGLPRLSRTPQLVAAAEAHASDMARTGMVGHVGSDGSSILDRVRAQGYDAARVAENAGWTARGFATVLEGWDESPSHRKTLRLREVTDYGIGRSGQYWVLLVARRR
- a CDS encoding CAP domain-containing protein, whose translation is MRGVLIGLAVLVSGCMSAVPEQAPTPTAVASQGAAVQAATPSLNAYRAANGLPGLTRSAALQRAAEAHARDMARMGDMTHTGSDGSSVGDRVKRQGYRFRRVAENIAETGRGADRVMELWIASPPHRKNMLLRDVTQYGLAQSGDYWALVVGRPR
- a CDS encoding 8-oxoguanine deaminase, which produces MPEILIRNAHSVLTMDDEGRELAGADILIRGGLIAEIGQGLATQGEIVEAGGCVVTPGLVNTHHHLYQTLTRAVPGGQDALLFGWLQTLYPIWARFGPEEMRISALTGLAELALSGCTLTSDHLYLYPNGARLDDTIDAALEIGLRFHATRGAMSIGESEGGLPPDALVEDEAAILDDCIRVIDAFHDPSEGAMIRVGVAPCSPFSVSRELMRDAALLARDKGVMLHTHLAENDEDIAYSEAQFGCRPGQYAEELGWTGPDVWHAHCVKLDGQEIDLFAQSRTGVAHCPCSNCRLGSGIAPVRAMVDAGVPVGLGVDGSASNDSSNLMAEARQAMLLQRVTRGADAMSAREALRLATRGGAEVLGRHDCGHIAPGKRADLALWDVTGIDSAGSWDKAALLLAGPQRVRHLFVEGRQVVRDGRLMTIDLGATLARQEALARALVV